Proteins from a genomic interval of Zingiber officinale cultivar Zhangliang chromosome 1B, Zo_v1.1, whole genome shotgun sequence:
- the LOC121985960 gene encoding uncharacterized protein LOC121985960 isoform X2 has translation MLNNGTVEQERFEGSSEPNLCTTLNHSGNERRGEDGIVSLEVPADSSMPPISLSIIIIPPTDEITKPNKNTSKCTTSDGDEMIPGMTSSKKGFLSRSGSYQEQCRVCQQQAEEPLIDLGCRCRGELAKAHRSCIDIWFHTKGSNKCEICQQIAANVPFPESQPSSNSWLWRINSGYLRGQEHERRCFSPLWVAFAILIGGLLLDVLVSVSLGVSALPVNIIIGLGTSFRLAIECCQEQSTRRSLRTTDMTFNSQYHPTV, from the exons ATGCTTAATAATGGTACAGTGGAGCAGGAAAGATTCGAGGGATCATCTGAACCCAATTTATGTACCACCCTAAATCATAGTGGaaatgaaagaagaggagaggacgGCATAGTTTCACTCGAGGTGCCTGCAGATAGTTCCATGCCTCCTATATCACTAAGCATCATAATAATTCCGCCAACCGATGAAATCACAAAACCCAACAAGAATACCTCCAAATGTACAACTTCTGATGGTGATGAGATGATTCCTGGGATGACTTCCTCAAAGAAGGGTTTCTTGTCAAGGAGTGGGAGCTATCAGGAGCAATGCAG AGTATGTCAGCAGCAAGCAGAAGAACCACTGATTGATCTTGGGTGCAGATGCCGAGGCGAGCTTGCCAAAGCTCATCGTTCTTGCATTGATATTTGGTTTCATACTAAAGGTTCAAATAAATGTGAGATATGCCA ACAGATTGCTGCAAATGTACCATTTCCAGAGTCACAGCCAAGT TCAAACAGCTGGTTGTGGAGGATCAACTCAGGCTACCTGAGGGGACAAGAACATGAAAGG AGATGCTTTAGTCCACTTTGGGTtgcatttgctattttaattggAGGACTGCTGTTGGATGTGCTAGTGTCAGTTTCTCTTGGTGTTTCTGCCTTGCCAGTGAACATCATTATAG GATTAGGCACTTCTTTTCGACTTGCCATAGAATGTTGTCAAGAGCAGAGTACAAGGAGAAGTCTTCGGACGACAGACATGACTTTCAATAGTCAGTACCATCCAACCGTATAG
- the LOC121985960 gene encoding uncharacterized protein LOC121985960 isoform X1, whose translation MLNNGTVEQERFEGSSEPNLCTTLNHSGNERRGEDGIVSLEVPADSSMPPISLSIIIIPPTDEITKPNKNTSKCTTSDGDEMIPGMTSSKKGFLSRSGSYQEQCRVCQQQAEEPLIDLGCRCRGELAKAHRSCIDIWFHTKGSNKCEICQQIAANVPFPESQPSSNSWLWRINSGYLRGQEHERRCFSPLWVAFAILIGGLLLDVLVSVSLGVSALPVNIIIGVLIVLGLGTSFRLAIECCQEQSTRRSLRTTDMTFNSQYHPTV comes from the exons ATGCTTAATAATGGTACAGTGGAGCAGGAAAGATTCGAGGGATCATCTGAACCCAATTTATGTACCACCCTAAATCATAGTGGaaatgaaagaagaggagaggacgGCATAGTTTCACTCGAGGTGCCTGCAGATAGTTCCATGCCTCCTATATCACTAAGCATCATAATAATTCCGCCAACCGATGAAATCACAAAACCCAACAAGAATACCTCCAAATGTACAACTTCTGATGGTGATGAGATGATTCCTGGGATGACTTCCTCAAAGAAGGGTTTCTTGTCAAGGAGTGGGAGCTATCAGGAGCAATGCAG AGTATGTCAGCAGCAAGCAGAAGAACCACTGATTGATCTTGGGTGCAGATGCCGAGGCGAGCTTGCCAAAGCTCATCGTTCTTGCATTGATATTTGGTTTCATACTAAAGGTTCAAATAAATGTGAGATATGCCA ACAGATTGCTGCAAATGTACCATTTCCAGAGTCACAGCCAAGT TCAAACAGCTGGTTGTGGAGGATCAACTCAGGCTACCTGAGGGGACAAGAACATGAAAGG AGATGCTTTAGTCCACTTTGGGTtgcatttgctattttaattggAGGACTGCTGTTGGATGTGCTAGTGTCAGTTTCTCTTGGTGTTTCTGCCTTGCCAGTGAACATCATTATAG GTGTTCTCATTGTGCTAGGATTAGGCACTTCTTTTCGACTTGCCATAGAATGTTGTCAAGAGCAGAGTACAAGGAGAAGTCTTCGGACGACAGACATGACTTTCAATAGTCAGTACCATCCAACCGTATAG